A part of Primulina eburnea isolate SZY01 chromosome 10, ASM2296580v1, whole genome shotgun sequence genomic DNA contains:
- the LOC140803342 gene encoding uncharacterized protein isoform X2: protein MSIEIKLSRSNRIYRPDEPLEGKVITKLNSGISYQSIRVTIDGTVNLQVRGGSAGVIESFYGVIKPIRIIKKVVDIGSSGRLGSGTTEIPFSVMLKDPKEENLEKFFETYHGGNISIQYLMTVDVVRGYLHKSLTETMEFIVESEKDNLLQQPVSPEIVMFYITQNTQRHQLLPELKSGGFRVTGKICTQCSLMDPVGGELTVEASALPIQSIDIHLLRVESILIGEKIATESSLIQTTQISDGDVCRQMSLPIYIILPRLVTCPTIFSGPFSVEFKVTIAITFVSDLSKKGSKSDPKNPMPWTAMENVPLELVRTK, encoded by the exons ATGTCAATTGAGATTAAGCTCTCTCGATCCAACCGTATTTATCGCCCCGAT GAGCCCCTGGAAGGCAAGGTGATCACCAAACTAAATTCCGGGATCTCCTATCAGTCGATTCGCGTCACCATTGATGGCACTGTTAATTTACAG GTACGCGGAGGATCGGCTGGAGTTATAGAATCCTTTTATGGTGTCATTAAGCCAATCCGAATAAT TAAGAAGGTTGTTGATATTGGATCATCAGGAAGGCTTGGATCAGGGACAACAGAG ATTCCATTTTCTGTAATGCTGAAAGATCCGAAAGAAGAAAATCTGGAAAAGTTTTTTGAAACATACCATGGAGGCAATATTAGCATCCAG TATCTGATGACGGTGGATGTCGTTAGAGGATACTTGCACAAATCATTGACTGAAACAATGGAATTTATTGTTGAAAGTGAGAAAG ACAATCTTCTACAGCAACCGGTTTCTCCTGAAATTGTCATGTTTTACATTACACAGAACACTCAAAGGCATCAATTACTTCCTGAACTAAAATCAG GTGGTTTCCGGGTGACCGGGAAAATATGTACTCAATGCTCGCTGATGGATCCTGTCGGGGGTGAGTTAACTGTTGAGGCGTCTGCTCTTCCTATTCAATCAATCGATATCCACTTGCTTAGAGTGGAGTCAATTTTGATTGGCGAAAAGATAGCAACAGAGTCCTCTTTGATTCAAACAACTCAG ATATCAGATGGAGATGTTTGCCGTCAAATGTCTTTGCCAATTTATATTATTCTGCCCCGCCTTGTGACTTGTCCAACCATTTTTTCCGG TCCATTTTCAGTCGAGTTCAAGGTTACCATAGCCATTACCTTTGTGTCAGATCTATCCAAGAAGGGCTCAAAGTCTGACCCAAAAAATCCTATGCCATGG
- the LOC140803341 gene encoding ERAD-associated E3 ubiquitin-protein ligase component HRD3A-like, producing the protein MRCRKIQHLTSIFLLAAAILPFSAVARPFVLVLSQDDLSDSAAAPNYPSGPDDVTDFDDFPESESKPDSVLDPGSWSPLFESDPSFGNQNPKEEVIYYDGVRKMVEAASTGEFRIMEEAVANIEASAAAGKPQGQSVLGFLYSMGMGKEKSDAKAFLHHHFAAQGGNMQSKMALAFTYYRQEMHDKAVVLYAELAEVAVNSFLISKDSPVVEPIRIHNGAEENKEALRKSRGEDDEDFQILEYQAQKGNAAAMYRIGIFYYFGLRGIRRDHSKALWWFSKAVERGEPRSMELLGEIYARGAGVERNYTKALEWLTLASRQQLYSAYNGMGYLYVKGYGVEKRNYTKAKEYFEKAADNEEAGGFYNLGVMYLKGLGVKRDLKLATKHFALAANAGQPKAFYHLAKMFHTGLGLKKNLPMATALYKLVAERGPWSSLARWALESYLKGDIGKSLLLYSRMAEIGYEVAQSNAAWILDKYGERSVCVGESGICTDAERHQRAHALWWKASEQGNEHAALLIGDAYYYGRGTERDYDRAAEAYMHAKSQSNAQAMFNLGYMHEHGQGLPFDLHLAKRYYDQALEVDPAAKLPVSLALASLWIRRNYANSFLVDIIDSLPEVHPKVEAWIENVIMEEGNATILTLFVCLLTVLYLRERQRRQAAAAEVAPRQQPFVQAAPVEH; encoded by the exons ATGCGCTGCCGGAAAATCCAGCACCTGACCTCCATTTTCCTCCTCGCCGCTGCCATCCTACCTTTCTCCGCCGTCGCCCGCCCATTCGTTCTCGTCCTCTCCCAGGACGACCTCTCGGATTCCGCCGCCGCGCCAAATTACCCGTCTGGTCCCGATGACGTCACGGATTTCGATGATTTTCCGGAGTCGGAATCTAAGCCTGACTCAGTACTTGACCCTGGATCCTGGTCGCCGTTGTTCGAGTCCGATCCTAGTTTCGGCAACCAGAACCCTAAGGAAGAGGTGATTTATTATGATGGGGTGCGGAAGATGGTGGAGGCTGCGAGCACGGGGGAGTTCAGGATCATGGAGGAGGCGGTGGCGAATATAGAGGCCTCTGCTGCGGCTGGGAAACCGCAAGGGCAGTCGGTCTTGGGGTTTTTGTATAGCATGGGAATGGGGAAGGAGAAGAGCGATGCTAAGGCGTTTTTGCATCATCATTTTGCAGCACAGGGTGGGAATATGCAGTCGAAGATGGCCTTAGCATTTACTTACTATCGCCAAGAA ATGCATGATAAAGCAGTTGTGCTGTATGCTGAATTGGCAGAGGTCGCAGTGAATAGTTTTCTCATTTCTAAGGACTCACCTGTAGTTGAACCAATTAGAATTCACAATGGTGCAGAGGAAAATAAAGAAGCTCTCAGAAAGTCCAGAGGAGAGGATGATGAAGATTTTCAGATTTTGGAGTACCAGGCACAGAAAGGAAATGCTGCAGCCATGTACAGAATTGGAATATTTTACTACTTCGGTCTGAGGGGCATCAGGCGTGATCACTCTAAGGCGTTGTGGTGGTTTTCTAAGGCAGTGGAGAGAGGGGAACCTAGGTCAATGGAACTGCTTGGAGAAATATATGCAAGAGGTGCAGGCGTTGAAAGGAACTATACTAAAGCCCTGGAATGGCTTACGCTTGCCTCCAGACAGCAATTGTACTCAGCTTACAATGGCATGGGATATTTGTATGTGAAGGGATATGGAGTAGAGAAAAGGAACTATACCAAG GCAAAAGAATACTTTGAGAAAGCTGCAGATAATGAAGAAGCCGGTGGCTTTTACAACCTTGGGGTAATGTATCTCAAGGGACTTGGCGTGAAGCGTGATTTAAAGCTAGCTACAAAGCACTTTGCATTGGCTGCTAATGCAGGTCAACCAAAAGCATTCTACCATTTGGCAAAGATGTTTCATACAGGTCTGGGGCTTAAGAAAAATCTTCCTATG GCAACGGCGTTGTATAAACTGGTTGCAGAACGTGGACCATGGAGTTCCTTGGCTAGATGGGCACTAGAATCATATCTGAAAGGTGATATTGGCAAATCATTGCTCTTATATTCCAGGATGGCTGAGATAGGGTATGAGGTGGCACAAAGTAATGCTGCTTGGATTCTTGACAAGTACGGGGAACGTAGTGTGTGCGTGGGGGAATCTGGAATATGCACTGATGCTGAAAGGCATCAACGTGCACATGCCTTGTGGTGGAAAGCCTCTGAGCAGGGTAATGAACACGCTGCTTTGCTGATAGGAGATGCATATTACTATGGCCGG GGCACTGAGCGGGATTATGATCGTGCAGCTGAGGCCTATATGCATGCTAAATCTCAATCCAACGCACAAGCCATGTTCAACCTGGGATACATGCATGAGCACGGGCAAGGACTACCATTTGATCTTCATCTTGCCAAAAGGTACTATGATCAAGCATTAGAAGTTGATCCTGCTGCAAAGTTACCTGTATCACTAGCCCTCGCCAGTTTGTGGATACGGAGAAACTATGCCAACAGTTTCCTG GTCGATATAATCGATTCCCTTCCCGAGGTTCACCCAAAAGTGGAGGCTTGGATCGAAAATGTGATAATGGAAGAAGGAAACGCGACGATTTTGACCCTCTTTGTTTGCCTGTTAACTGTCCTTTACCTACGGGAAAGACAAAGGAGACAAGCTGCTGCTGCGGAAGTGGCCCCCCGACAGCAACCTTTCGTGCAGGCTGCACCTGTAGAGCATTAA
- the LOC140803342 gene encoding uncharacterized protein isoform X1, translating to MSIEIKLSRSNRIYRPDEPLEGKVITKLNSGISYQSIRVTIDGTVNLQVRGGSAGVIESFYGVIKPIRIIKKVVDIGSSGRLGSGTTEIPFSVMLKDPKEENLEKFFETYHGGNISIQYLMTVDVVRGYLHKSLTETMEFIVESEKDNLLQQPVSPEIVMFYITQNTQRHQLLPELKSGGFRVTGKICTQCSLMDPVGGELTVEASALPIQSIDIHLLRVESILIGEKIATESSLIQTTQISDGDVCRQMSLPIYIILPRLVTCPTIFSGSPFSVEFKVTIAITFVSDLSKKGSKSDPKNPMPWTAMENVPLELVRTK from the exons ATGTCAATTGAGATTAAGCTCTCTCGATCCAACCGTATTTATCGCCCCGAT GAGCCCCTGGAAGGCAAGGTGATCACCAAACTAAATTCCGGGATCTCCTATCAGTCGATTCGCGTCACCATTGATGGCACTGTTAATTTACAG GTACGCGGAGGATCGGCTGGAGTTATAGAATCCTTTTATGGTGTCATTAAGCCAATCCGAATAAT TAAGAAGGTTGTTGATATTGGATCATCAGGAAGGCTTGGATCAGGGACAACAGAG ATTCCATTTTCTGTAATGCTGAAAGATCCGAAAGAAGAAAATCTGGAAAAGTTTTTTGAAACATACCATGGAGGCAATATTAGCATCCAG TATCTGATGACGGTGGATGTCGTTAGAGGATACTTGCACAAATCATTGACTGAAACAATGGAATTTATTGTTGAAAGTGAGAAAG ACAATCTTCTACAGCAACCGGTTTCTCCTGAAATTGTCATGTTTTACATTACACAGAACACTCAAAGGCATCAATTACTTCCTGAACTAAAATCAG GTGGTTTCCGGGTGACCGGGAAAATATGTACTCAATGCTCGCTGATGGATCCTGTCGGGGGTGAGTTAACTGTTGAGGCGTCTGCTCTTCCTATTCAATCAATCGATATCCACTTGCTTAGAGTGGAGTCAATTTTGATTGGCGAAAAGATAGCAACAGAGTCCTCTTTGATTCAAACAACTCAG ATATCAGATGGAGATGTTTGCCGTCAAATGTCTTTGCCAATTTATATTATTCTGCCCCGCCTTGTGACTTGTCCAACCATTTTTTCCGG CAGTCCATTTTCAGTCGAGTTCAAGGTTACCATAGCCATTACCTTTGTGTCAGATCTATCCAAGAAGGGCTCAAAGTCTGACCCAAAAAATCCTATGCCATGG
- the LOC140803342 gene encoding uncharacterized protein isoform X3: MSIEIKLSRSNRIYRPDPLEGKVITKLNSGISYQSIRVTIDGTVNLQVRGGSAGVIESFYGVIKPIRIIKKVVDIGSSGRLGSGTTEIPFSVMLKDPKEENLEKFFETYHGGNISIQYLMTVDVVRGYLHKSLTETMEFIVESEKDNLLQQPVSPEIVMFYITQNTQRHQLLPELKSGGFRVTGKICTQCSLMDPVGGELTVEASALPIQSIDIHLLRVESILIGEKIATESSLIQTTQISDGDVCRQMSLPIYIILPRLVTCPTIFSGSPFSVEFKVTIAITFVSDLSKKGSKSDPKNPMPWTAMENVPLELVRTK; this comes from the exons ATGTCAATTGAGATTAAGCTCTCTCGATCCAACCGTATTTATCGCCCCGAT CCCCTGGAAGGCAAGGTGATCACCAAACTAAATTCCGGGATCTCCTATCAGTCGATTCGCGTCACCATTGATGGCACTGTTAATTTACAG GTACGCGGAGGATCGGCTGGAGTTATAGAATCCTTTTATGGTGTCATTAAGCCAATCCGAATAAT TAAGAAGGTTGTTGATATTGGATCATCAGGAAGGCTTGGATCAGGGACAACAGAG ATTCCATTTTCTGTAATGCTGAAAGATCCGAAAGAAGAAAATCTGGAAAAGTTTTTTGAAACATACCATGGAGGCAATATTAGCATCCAG TATCTGATGACGGTGGATGTCGTTAGAGGATACTTGCACAAATCATTGACTGAAACAATGGAATTTATTGTTGAAAGTGAGAAAG ACAATCTTCTACAGCAACCGGTTTCTCCTGAAATTGTCATGTTTTACATTACACAGAACACTCAAAGGCATCAATTACTTCCTGAACTAAAATCAG GTGGTTTCCGGGTGACCGGGAAAATATGTACTCAATGCTCGCTGATGGATCCTGTCGGGGGTGAGTTAACTGTTGAGGCGTCTGCTCTTCCTATTCAATCAATCGATATCCACTTGCTTAGAGTGGAGTCAATTTTGATTGGCGAAAAGATAGCAACAGAGTCCTCTTTGATTCAAACAACTCAG ATATCAGATGGAGATGTTTGCCGTCAAATGTCTTTGCCAATTTATATTATTCTGCCCCGCCTTGTGACTTGTCCAACCATTTTTTCCGG CAGTCCATTTTCAGTCGAGTTCAAGGTTACCATAGCCATTACCTTTGTGTCAGATCTATCCAAGAAGGGCTCAAAGTCTGACCCAAAAAATCCTATGCCATGG
- the LOC140803342 gene encoding uncharacterized protein isoform X4, giving the protein MSIEIKLSRSNRIYRPDEPLEGKVITKLNSGISYQSIRVTIDGTVNLQVRGGSAGVIESFYGVIKPIRIIKKVVDIGSSGRLGSGTTEIPFSVMLKDPKEENLEKFFETYHGGNISIQYLMTVDVVRGYLHKSLTETMEFIVESEKDNLLQQPVSPEIVMFYITQNTQRHQLLPELKSGGFRVTGKICTQCSLMDPVGGELTVEASALPIQSIDIHLLRVESILIGEKIATESSLIQTTQMEMFAVKCLCQFILFCPAL; this is encoded by the exons ATGTCAATTGAGATTAAGCTCTCTCGATCCAACCGTATTTATCGCCCCGAT GAGCCCCTGGAAGGCAAGGTGATCACCAAACTAAATTCCGGGATCTCCTATCAGTCGATTCGCGTCACCATTGATGGCACTGTTAATTTACAG GTACGCGGAGGATCGGCTGGAGTTATAGAATCCTTTTATGGTGTCATTAAGCCAATCCGAATAAT TAAGAAGGTTGTTGATATTGGATCATCAGGAAGGCTTGGATCAGGGACAACAGAG ATTCCATTTTCTGTAATGCTGAAAGATCCGAAAGAAGAAAATCTGGAAAAGTTTTTTGAAACATACCATGGAGGCAATATTAGCATCCAG TATCTGATGACGGTGGATGTCGTTAGAGGATACTTGCACAAATCATTGACTGAAACAATGGAATTTATTGTTGAAAGTGAGAAAG ACAATCTTCTACAGCAACCGGTTTCTCCTGAAATTGTCATGTTTTACATTACACAGAACACTCAAAGGCATCAATTACTTCCTGAACTAAAATCAG GTGGTTTCCGGGTGACCGGGAAAATATGTACTCAATGCTCGCTGATGGATCCTGTCGGGGGTGAGTTAACTGTTGAGGCGTCTGCTCTTCCTATTCAATCAATCGATATCCACTTGCTTAGAGTGGAGTCAATTTTGATTGGCGAAAAGATAGCAACAGAGTCCTCTTTGATTCAAACAACTCAG ATGGAGATGTTTGCCGTCAAATGTCTTTGCCAATTTATATTATTCTGCCCCGCCTTGTGA